A stretch of the Streptococcus himalayensis genome encodes the following:
- the rpmB gene encoding 50S ribosomal protein L28 — MAKVCYFTGRKTVSGNNRSHAMNQTKRAVKPNLQKVTVLIDGKPKKVWASARALKSGKVERV; from the coding sequence ATGGCTAAAGTATGTTATTTTACAGGTCGTAAGACTGTATCAGGAAACAACCGTTCACATGCGATGAACCAAACAAAACGTGCGGTAAAACCAAATCTTCAAAAAGTAACTGTTTTGATTGATGGAAAACCTAAAAAAGTTTGGGCTTCAGCTCGTGCCCTTAAATCAGGCAAAGTAGAACGCGTTTAA